The genomic region CCAGCCGGCTTTGGGATGATATGTTAAAGACGATATCGCTCAGTACGATGCCCAGGCCGAGCAACATGAGCATTTTGTGGTCACTTTTAACCTCATCATCCAAATTGCCGAGTTTGATCTTTGAAATTGTCAGCAATGCCAGGAATAAAAGAA from ANME-2 cluster archaeon harbors:
- a CDS encoding archaeosortase C encodes the protein MQKQNIFLFLLILALFLGGTVEISEGSTALGILLLFLALLTISKIKLGNLDDEVKSDHKMLMLLGLGIVLSDIVFNISSQSRL